GACCAGCCGGCGTTCGGCGCGACCGCCCAGGAGCGGGAGCAGGCCCTGCGTCGCGGCGGCTACACGGTGATCACCTCGCTGGACCCGCAGGTCCAGAGCACCGCGCAGAAGCAGGCCACGGGCGTCTACGGGTACGACAACAAGCGGGCCCTGCCGATCGCGGCGGTCGAGCCGGGCACCGGTCGGGTGCTCGCGATGGCGGTGAACCGGCACTACAGCCTGGCCCAGAACCCGGCCGGGCAGGTCAACCACCCGAACACCGTCAACCCGCTGATCTCCGGCGGCGGCGGGGTCGACGGCTACCAGGCCGGCTCCACGTTCAAGCTCTTCACCATGCTCGCCGCGCTGGAGTCCGGCCGGACCCTGTCCACCGGCTTCGACGCGCCGAGCAAGCTGCCCACCCGGTACCCGGCCGAGGGCGAGGGGACCTGCGACGGCCACTGGTGCCCGGCCAACGCCAACCCGGAGTGGATGGACGGCTACCGGATGATGTGGGACGGCTTCGGCCGCTCGGTGAACACCTACTTCGTCTGGCTCGCCGAGCAGGTCGGCCAGGACAAGGTCGTCGAGATGGCGCAGCGGCTGGGCATCACGTTCCGGGCCGACGCCGACGCGCGGTTCGCCGCGAACGACGCCGCCGACTGGGGTTCGTTCACGCTGGGCGTGGCCGCGACCACCCCGCTCGACCTGGCCAACGCGTACGCCACCGTCGCCGCCGAGGGCATGTACTGCACGCCGCTGCCGGTGGTCTCGGTGCGGACGGCGGACGGCGAGCGGGTGCCGGTGGGCGACCCGTCCTGCAAGCGGGTGCTCGACCCCGACGTCGCCCGGGCCGCCACCGACGCGGCCCGCTGCCCGGTCGGCCAGCAGTCGCCGTACGGGCAGTGCAACGGCGGCACGGCGACCTCGGTGGACCAGATCCTCGACGGCCGTCCGGTCGCCGGCAAGACCGGTAGCTCGGAGGAGAACGCCACCGAGACGTTCGTCGGCTTCACCCCGCAGGTCGCGGTGGCCGGGATCGCCGCCAACCCGGACGACCCGCGGGATTCCGTCGGCTCCGCCGTGCAGGCCAAGGTGATCGACGCCGTCGCCCGGGTGATCGCCACCGCCGTCAAGGGGCAGCCGGAGAAGGCCTTCACCGCGCCCAGTCGAGAGCTGGCCGGCGAGCCGCACCGTCCGGTGAAGCCACCGGTGACGCAGCAGCCGCGGCGGGACCCCGAGGACGACCCGCGCTCCCTGCTGGACCGCTGGCTCGACCGCCGGGGCTGACCGGCCGTCTGCCTTCGCGGTGGGTGTGTTTCATGTCGCTGTGACAGCAGCAGATGCACCCACCGACATCGTCCCGCGTCCGCACGGCGCGCCGGGACGGGCGCCGGTGCGGCTGGGCCGCACCGGCGCCGTCGCGGTCAGCTCGCGGTGCAGGTGGGGGTGAGGGTGCCGGCGGTGCCGTTGGCCTGGAAGCCGAACTCCGTCGTCTGCCCGGCCCCGATCCGGCCGTTGTAGTCGACGTTGCGGAACTGCACGGCCCCGCTGGTGGCGCTGGGCGTCGCGCTCCACGTGTTGACCAGTGACGCACCCGAGGGCAGGGTCAGCGCCACCGTCCAGGCGTTGGTGCCGGACGCGCCCGCCGTGACCCGGACGGTCGCGACGAAGCCACCGTTCCAGGAGTTGAGCGTGACCGACGCCGTGCACCCGCTGCCGGTCGGCGGCGGCGTGGTGGTGGGCGGCGGCGTGGTGGTCGGCGGCGGGGTGCCGCCGCCGTTGAGGGCGTTCAACGTCGACGTGTACGCCGGCTTCTTGTTGCCGGAGCCGTCGAACAGCAGGGGCGTGCCGCTGGCCCGCCACGAGTCGCTGTCCCGGATGCCCCAGACCGTGATGCCGGTGCACCGGGCGACGGCGAGGCAGGCCCGGATCACGCGGCCGTAGTTGTCGGCCTGGGCCTGGCCGGAACCCTCGATGTCCAGTTCGGTGATCTGCACCTCGACGCCCAGGTTCGCGAAGCGCTGGAGGTTGGCCTGGTAGTCGGAGGGCACCGGGCTCTGGGGGTTGAAGTGCGACTGGAAGCCGACGCAGTCGATCGGTACGCCGCGGGCCTTGAAGTCCTGCACCATCGCGTAGACGGCGTTGCTCTTCGCGTTCTGCCCGTCGGTGTTGTAGTCGTTGTAGCAGAGCTTGGCGTCCGGGTCGGCGGCCCGCGCGGTGCGGAAGGCGACCTCGATCCAGTCGTTGCCGGTGCGCTGGAGGTTCGAGTCGCGCCGGGCACCGCTGCCGCCGTCGGCGAACGCCTCGTTCACCACGTCCCACGAGTGGATCTTGCCGCGGTAGTAGGTCGCCACCCGGGTGATGTGGTTGACCATCGCCGAACGCAGGGCGCTCCCGGACAGGCTCTGCGCCCAGCCCGGCTGCTGGGAGTGCCACGCCAGCGCGTGCCCCCGTACCCGCATCCCGTTGGCCCGGGCGTGGTTCACGATCCGGTCCGCGTTGCCGAAGGTGAAGTTGTTCTGCGACGGTTCGGTCGCGTCCCACTTCATCTCGTTCTCCGGCGTGACGGAGTTGAACTCGCGGTTCAGGATGCCCACGTACGTGCTGTCGGAGAGCTTGTTGGCCGCGACCGCGGTGCCGAAGTAGCGGCCGCTCTCGGCGGCGGACGCGCCGAGGGTGGTGCCGGCGCTGGCGTTGGGGGCCAGGGCGATCGTGGCCCCGGCGAGGAGGGTGCCCGTCGCGGCGAGGACGAGCGCGACGCGCCGTCCCGTCCGCGCGCGGGCCGGTCGGTCCGACCGGACCGGAGGGTTGTTCATGGGATGCCTTTCGAGTCTGGCGACGATGGGTCACGGCCTCGGCCCCGCGCTGCCCATCCGCGCCGGCCCGGCCGTGCGGGCGGCCACCGGAGGCCTCTGCTGCCCGCGTGCTCCGGCTCATCACCCACTCATCCGCGCGGATCGATGTTAGCCCCGAGATTCCGGAAGACTCAACCCTCGACTGCCCACCGTTGTCGATGC
This genomic stretch from Micromonospora krabiensis harbors:
- a CDS encoding transglycosylase domain-containing protein, producing MAPPRSPLSRLFTVLLAGALAGLVLAVAALPGNLLLGFATRSALGTYAALPAALKTPATPQRSYLYANDGKTLITTFYDVNRTDVPLSEIAPVMRQAIVAAEDRRFYSHGGADLRGLFRALVANVKGGGTEQGGSTLTMQYVRNVLKTDPSRTAEERAAATDQNVGRKLQEIRYASALEQSLSKDEILNRYLNIAYFGAGAYGIGAASQRYFAKSPADLTLAESALLAGLVQSPEAYNPIDGDRDAALQRRSYVLDSMVETKAITAEQAAQAKAEKLTLRPTAQPNGCTAVAQGHDDWGYFCDYLRRWWMDQPAFGATAQEREQALRRGGYTVITSLDPQVQSTAQKQATGVYGYDNKRALPIAAVEPGTGRVLAMAVNRHYSLAQNPAGQVNHPNTVNPLISGGGGVDGYQAGSTFKLFTMLAALESGRTLSTGFDAPSKLPTRYPAEGEGTCDGHWCPANANPEWMDGYRMMWDGFGRSVNTYFVWLAEQVGQDKVVEMAQRLGITFRADADARFAANDAADWGSFTLGVAATTPLDLANAYATVAAEGMYCTPLPVVSVRTADGERVPVGDPSCKRVLDPDVARAATDAARCPVGQQSPYGQCNGGTATSVDQILDGRPVAGKTGSSEENATETFVGFTPQVAVAGIAANPDDPRDSVGSAVQAKVIDAVARVIATAVKGQPEKAFTAPSRELAGEPHRPVKPPVTQQPRRDPEDDPRSLLDRWLDRRG
- a CDS encoding endo-1,4-beta-xylanase, with the translated sequence MNNPPVRSDRPARARTGRRVALVLAATGTLLAGATIALAPNASAGTTLGASAAESGRYFGTAVAANKLSDSTYVGILNREFNSVTPENEMKWDATEPSQNNFTFGNADRIVNHARANGMRVRGHALAWHSQQPGWAQSLSGSALRSAMVNHITRVATYYRGKIHSWDVVNEAFADGGSGARRDSNLQRTGNDWIEVAFRTARAADPDAKLCYNDYNTDGQNAKSNAVYAMVQDFKARGVPIDCVGFQSHFNPQSPVPSDYQANLQRFANLGVEVQITELDIEGSGQAQADNYGRVIRACLAVARCTGITVWGIRDSDSWRASGTPLLFDGSGNKKPAYTSTLNALNGGGTPPPTTTPPPTTTPPPTGSGCTASVTLNSWNGGFVATVRVTAGASGTNAWTVALTLPSGASLVNTWSATPSATSGAVQFRNVDYNGRIGAGQTTEFGFQANGTAGTLTPTCTAS